One segment of Variovorax sp. PAMC28562 DNA contains the following:
- a CDS encoding cobalt-precorrin-6A reductase, whose amino-acid sequence MTSTTRNILILGGTLEASAMASALAERGERAVLSYAGRVAQPRAQPIAVRVGGFGGVAGLARHLQDMQVTHLVDATHPFAARMSANAVAACAQAGVPLLALTRDAWQPGAGDRWQPVADLPAAVAALGGPPQRVMLALGRMHLAVFASQPQHHYVLRLVDQPDELPPLPQHTTIVARGPFDLAGDIALMREHQVELIVCKNAGGSGAQAKLHAARALGLPVLMVARPPLPARQEVRRVAEVLAWLDQGDITVHDNSVEPAHAVPSRATERGV is encoded by the coding sequence ATGACTTCAACCACGCGCAATATCCTCATCCTCGGCGGTACGCTGGAAGCGAGCGCAATGGCGTCGGCGCTGGCCGAACGTGGCGAGCGCGCCGTGTTGTCGTATGCCGGCCGGGTGGCCCAGCCCAGGGCACAGCCGATTGCGGTGCGCGTCGGCGGCTTCGGCGGCGTCGCCGGCCTCGCGCGCCATCTGCAGGACATGCAAGTGACTCACTTGGTGGATGCCACGCACCCCTTCGCTGCGCGCATGAGCGCCAATGCGGTCGCGGCCTGCGCGCAGGCCGGCGTTCCGTTGCTGGCGCTGACACGCGACGCCTGGCAGCCCGGTGCCGGCGACCGCTGGCAGCCGGTGGCCGATCTGCCGGCGGCCGTTGCGGCGCTGGGTGGCCCGCCGCAGCGCGTGATGCTGGCCTTGGGCCGCATGCACTTGGCCGTCTTCGCGTCGCAGCCACAGCATCACTACGTCCTGCGGCTGGTCGATCAACCGGACGAGTTGCCGCCGCTGCCGCAGCACACCACCATCGTCGCGCGCGGCCCCTTCGACTTGGCGGGCGACATCGCCTTGATGCGTGAACACCAGGTCGAACTCATCGTCTGCAAGAACGCTGGAGGCAGCGGCGCGCAGGCCAAGCTGCATGCGGCACGCGCGTTGGGCTTGCCGGTGCTGATGGTGGCGCGGCCGCCGTTGCCGGCACGGCAAGAGGTCAGGCGCGTGGCCGAGGTGCTGGCGTGGCTCGACCAGGGAGACATCACGGTGCACGACAACAGCGTTGAACCCGCTCATGCCGTCCCCTCGCGTGCTACCGAACGCGGCGTGTAG
- the cbiE gene encoding precorrin-6y C5,15-methyltransferase (decarboxylating) subunit CbiE: MVEVIKKAPWLTIIGLGEDGWQGLPPTSRAALDEAELVAGSARHLALLPKLRAERLEWPVPFADGIPMLLAQRGRRVVMLASGDPFWFGAGSSVTRHLGAHEWHALPVVSTFGLVASRLGWALELVTCLGLHAAPLTRLRPHLCPGARLVLLLRDGAAVADLARYLVDNDFGDSLMSVLEALGGPREQRRDVIASEFNLTDVSHPVAVALQVAGTGLALPRSAGLPDSVFAHDGQITKQRVRALALCALAPRPGERLWDIGAGSGSIAIEWLLAHPRCEAVAVEADAERAARLRGNADRLGVDRLVLVTGRAPDVMTDLASPDAVFIGGGLSDELLTALWNLLPAGCRVVAHAVTLESEALLGHWHARAGGSLLRIELAEAAPLGTRRGWRASYPVVQWSATR, translated from the coding sequence GTGGTTGAAGTCATCAAAAAAGCACCGTGGCTGACAATTATCGGGTTGGGCGAAGACGGCTGGCAGGGCCTACCGCCGACCAGCCGTGCGGCCCTCGACGAGGCTGAACTGGTGGCCGGCAGCGCGCGCCATCTGGCGTTGTTGCCCAAGCTGCGAGCCGAGCGGCTCGAGTGGCCGGTGCCCTTTGCCGACGGCATTCCGATGCTGCTGGCACAGCGCGGGCGCCGCGTGGTGATGCTGGCCTCCGGTGATCCGTTCTGGTTCGGCGCAGGCAGCTCGGTGACGCGCCATCTTGGCGCGCACGAATGGCATGCCTTGCCGGTCGTATCGACCTTCGGTCTGGTTGCCTCGCGCCTGGGCTGGGCGCTGGAACTCGTGACCTGCCTTGGCCTGCACGCGGCGCCGCTGACCCGCCTGCGCCCTCATCTCTGCCCGGGCGCACGGTTGGTGCTGCTGTTGCGCGACGGTGCGGCCGTCGCAGACCTGGCGCGCTACCTGGTCGATAACGATTTTGGTGACAGTCTCATGAGCGTGCTGGAAGCCTTGGGTGGCCCGCGTGAGCAGCGGCGCGACGTGATCGCCTCCGAATTCAATCTGACCGATGTGAGCCATCCGGTGGCCGTGGCGCTGCAGGTGGCGGGCACCGGCCTGGCCCTGCCGCGCAGTGCCGGCCTGCCCGACAGTGTGTTTGCGCACGATGGCCAGATCACCAAGCAACGGGTGCGCGCCCTGGCCCTGTGCGCGCTGGCACCGCGCCCGGGTGAGCGGCTGTGGGACATCGGTGCCGGGTCGGGTTCCATCGCCATCGAATGGCTGCTGGCGCATCCTCGGTGCGAAGCTGTGGCCGTCGAGGCAGACGCCGAGCGCGCCGCCCGACTGCGCGGCAACGCCGACCGCTTGGGCGTCGACCGATTGGTGCTGGTAACGGGACGCGCACCCGACGTCATGACGGACCTGGCGTCGCCCGATGCGGTGTTCATCGGCGGTGGTCTGAGCGACGAGTTGCTGACGGCGCTGTGGAACCTGTTGCCTGCAGGCTGCCGTGTGGTGGCCCATGCCGTGACACTTGAATCCGAAGCACTGCTGGGTCATTGGCACGCCCGCGCCGGCGGCAGCCTGCTGCGCATCGAACTGGCCGAGGCCGCGCCACTGGGCACGCGGCGCGGATGGCGTGCCTCGTACCCGGTCGTGCAGTGGAGTGCCACGCGATGA
- a CDS encoding cobalamin biosynthesis protein, producing MTVAGFGFRRGATLASLRDALAQALSAMPLVMPVRAIALIAVAHDKAEALSLRALAAELGLPVHAVGAAQLNATPTLTNSATVRALRGSGSTAEAAALAAALVHGGPGAMLLHPRVVSTDRLATCAIAALAPQRKT from the coding sequence ATGACGGTGGCAGGATTTGGATTTCGACGCGGCGCAACGCTGGCGTCGCTGCGAGATGCGCTGGCACAAGCGCTTTCAGCCATGCCACTTGTGATGCCGGTGCGCGCGATCGCGCTGATCGCCGTAGCGCATGACAAGGCTGAAGCACTGAGCCTGCGCGCATTGGCCGCCGAACTGGGCCTGCCCGTGCATGCAGTCGGTGCGGCGCAACTGAATGCCACCCCGACCTTGACCAACAGCGCCACAGTCCGCGCGCTGCGCGGCAGCGGCAGCACCGCCGAGGCCGCGGCATTGGCCGCTGCCCTGGTGCACGGCGGTCCGGGCGCCATGTTGTTGCACCCGCGCGTCGTGTCTACCGATCGCCTCGCCACCTGCGCTATCGCTGCGCTGGCCCCACAACGGAAAACCTGA
- the cobM gene encoding precorrin-4 C(11)-methyltransferase — protein sequence MTIHFIGAGPGAPDLLTLRGRDLIASCPVCLYAGSLVPEEILAHCPPGARIVNTAPLDLDAIVAECAAAHAAGHDVARLHSGDLSVWSAMGEQLRRLRAAGIPYTVTPGVPSFATAAAALGAELTLPGLAQSVVLTRTSGRASPMPAGESLANFAATGATLALHLSIHKLAEVVAELTPFYGAACPVAVVYRASWPDEKIFRATLATIEAAMAEGVERTALILVGPALAAEGFSDSRLYAKDYDRRFRPSVAGSD from the coding sequence ATGACCATCCACTTCATCGGCGCCGGCCCCGGTGCCCCCGACCTGCTGACCCTGCGCGGACGCGACCTGATCGCCAGTTGCCCGGTCTGTCTTTACGCCGGCTCGCTGGTGCCCGAAGAAATCCTGGCGCACTGCCCACCCGGTGCGCGCATCGTCAATACAGCGCCGCTCGACCTCGATGCGATCGTCGCCGAGTGCGCTGCCGCCCATGCCGCAGGCCACGACGTGGCGCGGCTGCATTCAGGCGACCTGTCGGTGTGGTCGGCCATGGGCGAGCAACTGCGCCGGTTGCGCGCGGCTGGCATCCCGTACACCGTCACACCCGGCGTGCCATCGTTTGCGACCGCCGCCGCCGCACTGGGTGCCGAACTCACGCTGCCAGGGCTGGCGCAATCGGTGGTGCTGACGCGCACATCGGGCCGGGCCTCACCGATGCCGGCGGGCGAAAGCCTGGCCAACTTTGCCGCTACCGGCGCCACGCTGGCCTTGCACCTGTCGATCCACAAGCTGGCCGAAGTGGTCGCCGAACTGACACCGTTCTACGGCGCTGCCTGCCCGGTTGCCGTGGTCTACCGCGCCAGTTGGCCCGATGAAAAAATCTTCCGCGCGACGCTGGCCACCATCGAGGCCGCCATGGCCGAGGGGGTCGAACGCACCGCGCTGATCCTGGTCGGCCCAGCGCTGGCGGCCGAAGGCTTCAGTGACAGCCGTCTTTATGCCAAGGACTACGACCGAAGATTCCGGCCATCAGTGGCCGGATCGGACTGA
- a CDS encoding energy-coupling factor ABC transporter permease: MHMEPGIVDSTKIVLSYATASACALYAAKLSLDHVRQEGALSLLLRSALAALLVFVFFEVFPHAPVGVSEVHLILGSSLFLILGAAPTAIGLAAGLALQSLFFEPQDLAQYGMNVTTLLAALFAMQAVAKRVLPAKLAYVDLGYAHVLKMSVVFQGGIVAWVAFWTLYGRGIGAETLQSVGSFGAAYMSVVLLEPLIDLGVLAAAKWLRARSGARGSVLLTHRLHHAA; this comes from the coding sequence ATGCACATGGAACCCGGAATTGTCGACAGCACCAAGATCGTGCTGTCCTATGCCACAGCGAGCGCCTGCGCGCTCTATGCCGCCAAGCTGTCCCTCGACCACGTTCGCCAGGAAGGGGCGTTGTCGCTGCTGCTGCGCAGTGCGCTCGCCGCGTTGCTGGTCTTCGTTTTCTTCGAGGTGTTCCCGCATGCGCCCGTGGGCGTGTCCGAGGTCCATCTGATCCTCGGCTCGTCCCTGTTTCTGATTCTGGGCGCTGCCCCCACGGCCATCGGTCTGGCCGCCGGGCTGGCACTGCAAAGCCTGTTCTTCGAGCCGCAAGATCTGGCGCAATACGGCATGAACGTGACCACGTTGCTGGCCGCGCTCTTCGCCATGCAGGCAGTGGCCAAGCGGGTGTTGCCGGCCAAGCTGGCCTATGTCGATCTTGGCTACGCGCACGTGCTCAAGATGTCGGTGGTGTTCCAGGGCGGCATCGTCGCGTGGGTGGCCTTCTGGACCCTCTATGGTCGCGGCATCGGCGCTGAAACCTTGCAAAGCGTGGGCAGCTTCGGCGCCGCGTACATGAGCGTCGTGCTGCTGGAGCCGCTGATCGACCTCGGCGTGCTGGCCGCCGCCAAATGGCTGCGCGCTCGCTCCGGCGCGCGTGGCTCGGTGCTGCTGACGCATCGTCTGCACCACGCTGCTTGA
- the cobF gene encoding precorrin-6A synthase (deacetylating): MHAAPLIELMLIGIGTGNPEHLTLQAIGALNRADLILIPHKGVDKADLAELRRTICATHLDGPARLVEFDLPVRDSATPRYLDGVHDWHAAIAATWAREIAAHRPQGGRVALLVWGDPSLYDSSLRIAAQLQAAGMALRIEVVPGLSSVQLLTAAHAIPLNTLGGPVLITTGRQLREGGWPVGLETVVVMLDGACAFQTLAPERLHIYWAAYLGMPHELLLAGPLASTGPRILSIRAEAREAHGWIMDIYLLRRE; encoded by the coding sequence ATGCATGCCGCGCCGCTGATCGAGCTGATGTTGATCGGCATCGGCACCGGCAATCCCGAGCACCTGACGCTCCAGGCCATCGGCGCCCTCAACCGGGCCGACCTGATCCTGATTCCTCACAAGGGCGTCGACAAGGCCGATCTGGCTGAACTTCGCCGCACGATCTGTGCGACGCATCTCGATGGCCCGGCCCGGCTGGTGGAATTCGATCTGCCGGTGCGCGACAGCGCAACGCCACGTTACCTCGACGGCGTACACGACTGGCACGCGGCCATTGCCGCGACGTGGGCGCGCGAGATTGCCGCCCACCGGCCACAGGGCGGCCGTGTCGCCCTACTGGTCTGGGGCGACCCGTCGCTGTACGACTCCAGCCTGCGCATCGCCGCGCAATTGCAGGCCGCCGGCATGGCGTTGCGCATCGAAGTGGTCCCCGGCCTGAGCAGCGTGCAATTGCTGACCGCCGCGCATGCCATCCCGCTCAACACGCTGGGCGGCCCGGTGCTGATCACGACCGGGCGTCAACTGCGGGAAGGCGGCTGGCCGGTCGGCCTGGAGACTGTCGTGGTGATGCTCGACGGCGCCTGCGCCTTCCAGACCTTGGCGCCGGAGCGTCTGCACATCTACTGGGCCGCCTATCTCGGCATGCCGCACGAGTTGCTGCTGGCCGGTCCGCTGGCCAGTACCGGGCCGCGCATTTTGTCGATCCGTGCCGAGGCGCGCGAAGCGCATGGCTGGATCATGGACATCTACCTGCTGCGTCGCGAGTGA